The window GATCACCGCGATTTTAGGTCTTCGAAAAGCCAATGAGGTTCACCCCTTCCAACGTTAAGCCTCCGGACTCTTTGGAGCCGAATCCTTTTTGACGGCCGCTTTCGCTTTTTGTGGTTTCTCGATTTGTGGCGGTGCCGGATCCGACGGCTTCACCATGTCATAGACCGTTCCATCCGGACGGGGAATGACGTGGGAACCAACTAGTTCACCCACTCGATTCGCCGCATCCCGGCCGGCATCCACTGCAGCTTGGACCGCACCGACATCCCCTTGTACAATGACTGTAACAAGGCCTCCATCGATAAATTCCTGCTTGACCAGTCTTACATTGGA is drawn from Sporosarcina sp. FSL W7-1349 and contains these coding sequences:
- a CDS encoding BMC domain-containing protein: MSQAIGMIETKGLVGSIEAADAMIKASNVRLVKQEFIDGGLVTVIVQGDVGAVQAAVDAGRDAANRVGELVGSHVIPRPDGTVYDMVKPSDPAPPQIEKPQKAKAAVKKDSAPKSPEA